CACCTCCCGGAGCTGCGCACCGCCCTGGCCGCCCTCCTCGACGAGGAGCGGGAGCAGTACCTGGAGAAGGGCTGACGCACGCCGGGGCCGGTCTGCCCATATCGTGGGAGCGAGACCGCGGGAGCCGAACCCGCCCGCGGCCGACCGACGCCCGCGGACGACGGCACCGACGGCCCGCGGACGACCCGCCCGCGGACGACCCGAGGTCGCAGCCCGCGGACGACCGGAGCCCGTGGGCGGCCGACGCCCGCGGACCACGGAGCCCGCGGACGACCGAGACAAGGACTGACATGACCCGCGTGATCGCCGGCACGGCCGGCGGACGCCGCCTGGCCGTACCGCCGGGCAACGGCACCCGACCCACCTCGGACCGGGCGCGCGAGGCCCTGTTCTCCACCTGGGAGTCGCTCCTCGGCACCCTCGACGGCATCCGCGTCGCCGACCTGTACGCCGGGTCGGGCGCCGTCGGCCTGGAGGCCCTGTCCCGCGGCGCCTCGCACGTCCTGCTCGTCGAGGCCGACGCCCGCGCCGCCCGCACCGTCCGGGAGAACGTCCGCGCCCTCGGCCTGCCGGGCGCCGAGGTCCGCACCGGCCGGGCCGAGCAGGCCGCCGCGGGCCCCGCGCCGGCCGAGCCGTACGATGCGGTCTTCCTCGACCCGCCGTACGCCGTCCCGGACGACGATCTTCGCGAGATACTCCTCACACTCCGCTCCCAGGGCTGGCTCGCGCAGGACGCGCTCGTCACCGTGGAGCGCAGCACCAGGGGTGGGGCGTTCGGCTGGCCGGAAGGGTTCGAGCCGCTACGGTCCCGTCGCTACGGCGAGGGAACGTTTTGGTACGGTCGCGCCGCCTCTACGTGCGAAGACGCACCATGACCGGACCGGAGAGCGAGGGACTTCAGTTGCGCCGAGCAGTCTGTCCGGGGTCGTTCGACCCCATCACCAACGGACATCTCGACATCATCGCCCGCGCCTCCAAGCTGTACGACGTCGTGCACGTGGCCGTGATGATCAACAAGTCGAAGCAGGGCCTGTTCACCGTCGAGGAGCGGATGGACCTCATCCGCGAGGTCACCGGCGAGTACGACAACGTCGAGGTCGAGGCCCACCACGGTCTGCTGGTCGACTTCTGCAAGGACCGCGGCATCCCGGCCATCGTCAAGGGGCTGCGCGCGGTCAGCGACTTCGACTACGAGTTGCAGATGGCCCAGATGAACAACGGCCTCACCGGTGTCGAGACCCTCTTCGTGCCGACCAACCCCACCTACAGCTTCCTCTCCTCCTCCCTGGTCAAGGAGGTGGCGGCGTGGGGCGGCGACGTCTCGCACCTGCTGCCGCCGGCGGTCCACGAGGCGCTGGTCGCGCGGCTGCGCGAGAAGTGACCCCGGAGTGATCGTCTGACAGGGCGTCAGATGGTCTCCGGCGGGCCCCCGCTGGCCGTACAGTCGTGGCGTCCGTCTTCCCATCCGGCTGTAGAGAGTGGCGAGCACACGGTGGACGTGCAGAAGAAGCTCGACGACATCGTCGAGGCGGTCGGGAGCGCGCGCTCCATGCCCATGTCGGCCTCCTGCGTGGTGAACCGCGCGGAACTGCTCGCGCTGCTGGACGAGGTGCGCCAGGCCCTGCCGGGCTCCCTCGCCCAGGCCGAGGAGCTCATCGGCGGCCGAGAGCAGCTGGTCGAGCAGGCCCGCCGCGAGGCCGAGCGGATCATCGAGGCGGCCCACGCCGAGCGCGGCTCCCTCATCTCCGACAGCCAGGTGGCCCGCAGGTCCCAGGAGGAGGCCGACCGCATCCTCGCCGAGGCCCGCCGCGAGGCCGAGGAGATCCGTGCCGAGGCCGACGACTACGTCGACTCCAAGCTCGCCAACTTCGAGGTCGTCCTCACCAAGACCATCGGTTCCGTCGACCGCGGGCGCGAGAAGCTCCTCGGCCGCGGCCCGGGTCTGGACGAGCAGGGGTTCGCCGACGAGGACGCCCCCGAGTACAGCTCCGACCCGCAGACCCTCGTCCAGCGGGCCGACGCCTACGTCGACGCCAAGCTGAGCGCCTTCGAGGCCGTCCTCAGCAAGACCCTCGAAGCGGTCGGCCGTGGCCGCCAGAAGCTCCACGGCCGCTCCGAGGCCGACGCCCTCGGCGAGCACATGGCCGCCCAGGACGCCGCGGGCCCCGGGCAGCTGCACACCAGCGACGCCGACTACCTCGCCGGCCTCGCCGAGCCGGCCGACCCGGAGCCGGCCGCGACGCCCGCCGCCGGTGCCGTACCGCAGCAGTCCCCGCCGCCGCCCGCGCGGCAGCCCGACCCGTACGGCTACCCGGCCCAGCAGCCCCAGCAGCCCCAGGGCGCCTACGCGTACCAGCAGGACCCGTACGCCTACCCCCAGCAGGGCTACGACCAGGCCCCGCAGGGCTACGAGGCCCAGCATGGCTACGACCAGGGCCCGCAGGGCTACGACCAGGGGGGCACCCAGGGCTACGACCAGGGCCCGCAGGGGTACGACCAGGGCCCGCAGGGGTACGACCAGGGGGGCTACGCCCAGCCCCAGGGCTACGGCGGCGGCCCCGACCCCTACGCCTACCAGCAGCAGCCCCCGGCGCCGCCGCTCCCGCCGGCGCAGCAGGGCGCCGCACTGGACGAGACGAGCTTCTTCGACACGGGCATGATCGACCTGGAGCAGCTGCGCCGCTACGAGCAGGGCCACGACCAGGGCCGCTGACACGGCCGCGACCGGCGCTGCCGAGACGGTCGCGGGTCGGCCGCGACCGCCCGATTGGGCCCTGGGCGAAGCGTCCAGTATCCTGGCTCTTCGGTCGCGAGTACGTCCGCGATCCCGGCTGCCCACCCGGCCCCGTAGCGCGAGCAGGGCGGCCCCCTCCCGATTCCGAAAGCAGGAAGAACCCTGAGCACGCGCCTCGACCACCGCAACCCCCTCGTGTTCGACACGCACGAGCTGGGGCGGCGTCCTGGTGCCCTCCAGCGGATCACCCGCGAGGTGGCGGCAGCCGCCGACCTCGGCATCGACGGAGTCATCGGCGTACCGGAGGGCTCGCCCGTCGAGCTCGACCTCCGCCTCGAGTCGGTCATGGAAGGGGTGCTCGTCACGGGCACCGCCCGTGCGACCGCCGAGGGGGAGTGCGTAAGGTGTCTGGTGCCGCTGCGCCGAGAGGTCGCCGCGGACTACCAGGAGATGTTCTCGTACCCCAACCCCGACAGCGACGATGCCCGGGGCCACCGCAAGGCGGCCGCGGACGACGCTGCCGAGGAGGACGAGGACGTCACCCCCCTCGAGGACGGAATGTTCGACCTCGAGCCCTTGCTGCGTGATGCGGTGGTGCTCGCACTGCCGATGCAGCCGGTGTGCCGGGAGGACTGTGCCGGGCTCTGCGCCGAATGCGGCGCGGACCTGAACGAGAACCCGGACCACCACCATGACGCCGTCGACATCCGTTGGGCGGCACTGCAGGGACTCGCTGGTTCACTCGGAACCGACGAGAAGGACGACATGAGCGGCGCCGAAGCGGGCGTCGACGAGAAGCAGGAGAAGTAGCCGTGGCTGTTCCGAAGCGGAAGATGTCGCGCAGCAACACGCGCCACCGCCGGTCGCAGTGGAAGGCTGCGGTCCCCACCCTGGTTTCGTGCGAGCGTTGCCAGGAGCCGAAGCTGCAGCACATCGCGTGCCCCAGCTGCGGCACGTACAACAAGCGCCAGGTCCTCTCGGTCTGAGCGGGCTGGTGAGAGGCACCGTGTCTAGCCACGAAACGGCGGATGACGCCAAGAAGCAGGCGGACAACACGGCCTCGTCCCACACGCTTCTGGAAGGGCGGCTCGGGTACCGACTCGAGTCCGCCCTTCTGGTGCGTGCGCTGACCCACCGTTCGTACGCGTACGAGAACGGCGGTCTGCCCACCAACGAGCGGCTGGAGTTCCTCGGGGACTCCGTGCTCGGCCTGGTGGTCACGGACACGCTGTACCGCACCCACCCCGACCTGCCCGAAGGCCAGCTGGCCAAGTTGCGGGCCGCGGTGGTCAACTCGCGTGCGCTGGCGGAGGTCGGCCGCGGCCTCGACCTGGGCTCCTTCATCCGGCTCGGCCGCGGTGAAGAGGGCACGGGCGGCCGGGACAAGGCGTCCATCCTCGCCGACACCCTCGAAGCGGTGATCGGCGCGGTCTACCTCGACCAGGGCCTCGACGCGGCGTCCGAGCTGGTGCACCGGCTCTTCGACCCGCTGATCGAGAAGTCCTCGAACCTCGGCGCCGGCCTGGACTGGAAGACCAGCCTCCAGGAGCTGACCGCGGCCGAGGGCCTCGGCGTCCCGGAGTACCTGGTCACCGAGACCGGTCCGGACCACGAGAAGACCTTCACTGCTGCTGCCCGCGTCGGTGGTGTCTCGTACGGCACCGGCACCGGCCGCAGCAAGAAGGAAGCGGAGCAGCAGGCCGCGGAGTCCGCCTGGCGGGCCATCCGTGCCGCCGCGGACGAGCGGGAGGCGGCGGCGAAGGCCGCTGCCGAGGCCGGAGAGGTCGCCGACCGCTCTCCCTCTCCCGTTCCCGAGCCGGCGGGCCCCGCCGGCAGCCCCGAGGCGACGGCCGCGGCCGACCCGGCCTCGGCCTGAAGGCACGGCCGGACGGCCTGAGGCCCGTCCGGACCCCACGGGTCCGGACGGGCCCGCCCGGCTCCTGTCCCGCTTCCGCCCCGTCGCACCGGCCTTCCGGTACGGCGGGGCTTCCCCCGTTCCCCGTCCTCCCCCTCCCAGGAGTGCCGTGCCCGAGCTGCCCGAGGTCGAAGTCGTCCGACGGGGCCTCGAACGCTGGGTGAGCGGCCGCACCGTCGCCGGCGTGGACGTGCTCCACCCGCGCGCCGTCCGGCGGCACGTCGGCGGCGGCGAGGACTTCGCCGCCCGCCTCGTCGGCCACCGCGTCGGCGTGGCCCGGCGGCGCGGCAAGTACCTGTGGCTGCCGCTGGACGACGCGGACGCCGCGGTCCTCGGCCACCTCGGCATGAGCGGCCAGCTCCTCGTCCAGCCGGAGGACGCCCCCGACGAGCGGCACCTGCGCATCCGCATACGCTTCGACGACACCCTCGGCACCGAGCTGCGCTTCGTCGACCAGCGCACCTTCGGCGGGCTCTCCCTCCACGAGACCGACCGGGACGGGCTGCCCGACGTCATCGCGCACATCGCCCGCGACCCCCTGGACCCGGCCTTCGACGACGCCGCCTTCCACGCCGCCCTGCGACTGCGCCGCACCACGGTCAAGCGGGCCCTGCTCGACCAGAGCCTCATCAGCGGCGTCGGCAACATCTACGCCGACGAGGCGCTGTGGCGCAGCCGCCTGCACTACGACCGCCCCACCGCCGCCCTCACCCGGCCGCGCTCGTACGAGCTGCTCGGCCACGTCCGGGACGTCATGACCGCCGCGCTGGCGGTCGGCGGCACCAGCTTCGACAGCCTGTACGTCAACGTCAACGGCGAGTCCGGCTACTTCGACCGGTCGCTCGACGCCTACGGGCGCGAGGACGAGCCCTGCCGGCGGTGCGGCACGCCGATCCGCCGCCGCCCGTGGATGAACCGGTCCAGCTACTTCTGCCCCCGCTGCCAGCGCGCCCCCCGCCCGGCACCCCACGTGTGACGGCCCCCACCCCGCCCGCACCACTACCGGACGCGCTCCGGGGCACACATATGTACGGGAATGCCTACTCGCTGACGTCGCCGCACGCCGCCGTGGCTCGTTGAAGACGGGGAGAGCCGCCACCGCAGCACCGCCGGCACACGGCGCGCGGCGCGCACCACGCCGAACCAGGAGACCCGTATGAGCACGCCCGTCGTTTCGATCGCCTACCACTCCGGCTACGGCCACACCACCGTCCTCGCCCAGGCCGTCCGGGACGGCGCGGCCGACGCCGGCGCCACCGCCCACCTGCTGAGGGTCGACGAACTGACCGAGTCCGGTTGGGCTCTGCTGGACGCCTCGGACGCGATCGTCTTCGGCTCGCCCACGTACATGGGCACGGCCTCCGGCGCCTTCCACGCCTTCGCCGAGGCCACGTCCGGGCGCTGGTTCGCCGGAGCCTGGCAGGACAAACTGGCGGCCGGGTTCACCAACTCCGCTTCCAAGAGCGGCGACAAGCCGCACACTCTGTACTACTTCCAGACCCTCGCCGCCCAGCACGGCATGCACTGGATCAACCTCGGCCTGAAGCCGGGATGGAACTCCAGCACCAGCTCGGAGAACGACCTCAACCGCCTCGGCATCTTCGCCGGCGCGAGCGCCCAGACCAACAACGACCAGGGCCCCGAGGCCGTCCACAAGGCGGACATCGCCACGGCGGAACACCTCGGCCGGCGCGTGGCCACCACGGCCCACACCTTCACCAGGGGTCGCACCACCCTCACGCCCTGACCCGTCCCCGAGGAGCCGACGCAGGGGGGACCGGACCACCGGGAGCGGGAGCGGGGCCAGGGCCGAGGTCCGGGGCAGGGGAGACGGACGGGTGATCCGGCCCACCGACGGCCGGCAGGCGGCCGGGTGGGGGCGCCTCACACGGGGGTGGCGCGCTCCGGAGCTAGTGGTGACGCTCCCACCCGCCGTCGGACCAGCGGTATTCGTCGAACCCTTCCAGCCCGTAGGTGACGAATCGCTCGCCCTTGTCCTTGAGGGGAACCGTCTGCCGTCTGCCGTCGATCAGGACCGGGAGTTCCAGGTGCCACTCATTGCGCCCGGAGTGGGCATGCACGAAGACGAGGAACTGCTCGGTCTCGCCTGGTGACAGGGTGAGAGTGACGGGGCCGATCGGGGATCCGCCGTCATCCACCCACGCCGTCGTCCCCAGTCCCAGGTCGACCTGGATGCGCCTCGGCGTGACAGCGGCGCCTCCCGCCGGACAGCAAGCGACGCATCCCGCGGGTGGATCTCCGAGGGGTCCGGAGGTGTGGCGCAGCTTGGGGCACTCGATCACTACGGACGCGAGTTCACGGGCCGTGACCGTGACCTTCAGGACGGTTTGGGCGGCGTCCGCCCCACCTCGCGCACGTGCCCACGCGTGCCAGTCGGTGGGGTGCTCCGGCGGGGTACCGGTGGGCGGATCGGGCAGCCAGACGAACGCGGGAACCCAGTTCGGGAATCCGGCCCACACGAGGGACGGGTCCGTCTCCACGTGGACGGTCAGCGGCTTGATTCGGGTGATCCGCCGGGAAACGGCGCTCAGCCTGCTCGCCAACGGATGGAAGACCGCCGTGACGATCAGTGTGAGCAGAACGCTGACCGTACTGATGAGTAGGGTGTCCACTCGCCTCCCCAGGAGGAACCCTGCGTGATGACGGGGAGGGTATCAGCGCGGGCGGCGGAGCGGTTCTGTGCCGGAGCCGCTTCGGCGGGAGTGGACACGGCCTGGCCTCGCGAGCGGCTGCCCGGGACCTCGCTCCGCAGGGCTGTACGGGAACCTCGGAAGCCGAAGAAGCGCCAGGTCGCGCCAGGTCGCCTTTCTGGCCTGCGGACTTGTCGCAGATCAACGTGGTGCCCCGCGGTTTGGCCGTCGATGGTTGCCGTCGATCAGAGACGCCTCGCCAGCCGCTTGTGCTGTTCGTGCGCGCCAGGTGGCATCGGGGTACCAAGTCGACTCAGCACCATCGCCTTCGTGGCGAGCCTCAGCGCATCGCCGAGGGCGGACTTCTCCTCGATGAGGATCACCCACTCCCGCTCGTCGGTCGGCCCTGAGCGACCTCGGCCACCATGGTCCCGGCTTCACCCTGGGGACCTACGCGCACCGGATGCCGTCGAGCGAGACCCGTACGCGGGCCGCTGTGCCCGCCGGCGGCGCCGCCTCCGTCACCGATGACGGCCCGGAGACGGCCCACGAAGGGTCATGGGTCGCTGACCCGCGGGAACCTCAGAAGCCGAAGTTCTGCGTCCACCAGGGGCCGCCCGGGCCGAAGTGGACGCCGACGCCCAGGCGCTTGAAGTCGCAGTTCAGGATGTTCGCGCGGTGCCCCTCGCTGTTCATCCACGCCTCCATGACGGCCTTCGCGTCGGCCTGGCCGCGGGCGATGTTCTCGCCGCCCAGTCCCTCGACGCCCGCCTGGGACGCGCGTGCCCACGGGTCGTCGCCGTCGGGGTCCGTGTGGTCGAAGAAGGCGCGCTCCGCCATGTCCTGGCTGTAGGCCCGCGCAAGGTCGCCGAGGTCCGTCGAGGCGCGCAGCGGGCTGCAGCCGAACGTCGCCCGCTCCTGGTTGACCAGGGCGAGGACCGCCGCCTCGGCCGCCATGGCGCGGCTGGTCGGCGTCTGCGGGGCGGGCGGCGCGCTCGTGCGCTCCGGGGCGGGCTTGCTCGGCGTGGGGCGCGGCGCCGGCGGGGTCGTGGTGCGCTCGGGGGTCGGCGACGGGGTCTTC
This portion of the Streptomyces changanensis genome encodes:
- the rsmD gene encoding 16S rRNA (guanine(966)-N(2))-methyltransferase RsmD produces the protein MTRVIAGTAGGRRLAVPPGNGTRPTSDRAREALFSTWESLLGTLDGIRVADLYAGSGAVGLEALSRGASHVLLVEADARAARTVRENVRALGLPGAEVRTGRAEQAAAGPAPAEPYDAVFLDPPYAVPDDDLREILLTLRSQGWLAQDALVTVERSTRGGAFGWPEGFEPLRSRRYGEGTFWYGRAASTCEDAP
- the coaD gene encoding pantetheine-phosphate adenylyltransferase → MRRAVCPGSFDPITNGHLDIIARASKLYDVVHVAVMINKSKQGLFTVEERMDLIREVTGEYDNVEVEAHHGLLVDFCKDRGIPAIVKGLRAVSDFDYELQMAQMNNGLTGVETLFVPTNPTYSFLSSSLVKEVAAWGGDVSHLLPPAVHEALVARLREK
- a CDS encoding ATP synthase F0 subunit B, whose product is MDVQKKLDDIVEAVGSARSMPMSASCVVNRAELLALLDEVRQALPGSLAQAEELIGGREQLVEQARREAERIIEAAHAERGSLISDSQVARRSQEEADRILAEARREAEEIRAEADDYVDSKLANFEVVLTKTIGSVDRGREKLLGRGPGLDEQGFADEDAPEYSSDPQTLVQRADAYVDAKLSAFEAVLSKTLEAVGRGRQKLHGRSEADALGEHMAAQDAAGPGQLHTSDADYLAGLAEPADPEPAATPAAGAVPQQSPPPPARQPDPYGYPAQQPQQPQGAYAYQQDPYAYPQQGYDQAPQGYEAQHGYDQGPQGYDQGGTQGYDQGPQGYDQGPQGYDQGGYAQPQGYGGGPDPYAYQQQPPAPPLPPAQQGAALDETSFFDTGMIDLEQLRRYEQGHDQGR
- a CDS encoding YceD family protein, which translates into the protein MFDTHELGRRPGALQRITREVAAAADLGIDGVIGVPEGSPVELDLRLESVMEGVLVTGTARATAEGECVRCLVPLRREVAADYQEMFSYPNPDSDDARGHRKAAADDAAEEDEDVTPLEDGMFDLEPLLRDAVVLALPMQPVCREDCAGLCAECGADLNENPDHHHDAVDIRWAALQGLAGSLGTDEKDDMSGAEAGVDEKQEK
- the rpmF gene encoding 50S ribosomal protein L32 — its product is MAVPKRKMSRSNTRHRRSQWKAAVPTLVSCERCQEPKLQHIACPSCGTYNKRQVLSV
- the rnc gene encoding ribonuclease III gives rise to the protein MSSHETADDAKKQADNTASSHTLLEGRLGYRLESALLVRALTHRSYAYENGGLPTNERLEFLGDSVLGLVVTDTLYRTHPDLPEGQLAKLRAAVVNSRALAEVGRGLDLGSFIRLGRGEEGTGGRDKASILADTLEAVIGAVYLDQGLDAASELVHRLFDPLIEKSSNLGAGLDWKTSLQELTAAEGLGVPEYLVTETGPDHEKTFTAAARVGGVSYGTGTGRSKKEAEQQAAESAWRAIRAAADEREAAAKAAAEAGEVADRSPSPVPEPAGPAGSPEATAAADPASA
- the mutM gene encoding bifunctional DNA-formamidopyrimidine glycosylase/DNA-(apurinic or apyrimidinic site) lyase; translated protein: MPELPEVEVVRRGLERWVSGRTVAGVDVLHPRAVRRHVGGGEDFAARLVGHRVGVARRRGKYLWLPLDDADAAVLGHLGMSGQLLVQPEDAPDERHLRIRIRFDDTLGTELRFVDQRTFGGLSLHETDRDGLPDVIAHIARDPLDPAFDDAAFHAALRLRRTTVKRALLDQSLISGVGNIYADEALWRSRLHYDRPTAALTRPRSYELLGHVRDVMTAALAVGGTSFDSLYVNVNGESGYFDRSLDAYGREDEPCRRCGTPIRRRPWMNRSSYFCPRCQRAPRPAPHV
- a CDS encoding flavodoxin family protein, yielding MSTPVVSIAYHSGYGHTTVLAQAVRDGAADAGATAHLLRVDELTESGWALLDASDAIVFGSPTYMGTASGAFHAFAEATSGRWFAGAWQDKLAAGFTNSASKSGDKPHTLYYFQTLAAQHGMHWINLGLKPGWNSSTSSENDLNRLGIFAGASAQTNNDQGPEAVHKADIATAEHLGRRVATTAHTFTRGRTTLTP
- a CDS encoding CAP domain-containing protein, yielding MGRHRRSGAAPVPAPDGQETYGPTGAADSPRGRRGTRRRRRALPLRGGLLGASAAMAVGAVAVTSGLLPGGDTFTLGSGTTGTPAEHIRSGSAPDLGTQGRTAPAPAPTTAPASRTSTPSSPPSTRSAPRPSATPSRTAAPKPPVPKTPAPSPTRTKTPSPTPERTTTPPAPRPTPSKPAPERTSAPPAPQTPTSRAMAAEAAVLALVNQERATFGCSPLRASTDLGDLARAYSQDMAERAFFDHTDPDGDDPWARASQAGVEGLGGENIARGQADAKAVMEAWMNSEGHRANILNCDFKRLGVGVHFGPGGPWWTQNFGF